In a single window of the Callithrix jacchus isolate 240 chromosome 1, calJac240_pri, whole genome shotgun sequence genome:
- the CDC42EP1 gene encoding cdc42 effector protein 1, with protein sequence MPGPQGGGGAPTMSLGKLSPVGWVSSSQGKRRLTADMISPPLGDFRHTMHVGRGGDVFGDTSFLSNHGGSSGGTHRSPRSFLAKKLQLVRRVGALPRRMASPPAPSPAPPAISPIIKNAISLPQLNQATYDSLVVGKLSFDGSPASSTDGRSSYGLDSGFCTISRLPRSEKPHDGDRDGSFPSEPGLRRSDSLLSFRLDLDLGPSLLSELLGVMSLPETPAAETPAPAANPSAPAANPLPPPANSPAPTANLPAPAASSTPRGRCPNGVTAGLGPVVEVKASPVGGGPRGPADPALSRHWGAGWGGDLHYPYTRQERVEVLPQARASWESLDKEWRAPQVGTRTPVPSTVQTHTFEFADAEEDDEVKV encoded by the exons ATGCCTGGCCCCCAGGGGGGCGGAGGCGCCCCCACTATGAGCCTGGGCAAGCTCTCACCTGTGGGCTGGGTGTCCAGTTCCCAGGGAAAGAGGCGGCTGACTGCAGACATGATCAGCCCCCCACTCGGGGACTTCCGCCACACCATGCACGTGGGCCGTGGCGGAGACGTCTTTGGGGACACCTCCTTCCTCAGCAACCATGGTGGCAGCTCCGGGGGCACCCATCGCTCACCCCGCAGCTTCCTGGCCAAGAAGCTGCAGCTGGTGCGGAGGGTGGGGGCGCTCCCCCGGAGGATGGCGTCTCCACCTGCGCCCTCACCGGCTCCACCAGCCATCTCCCCCATCATCAAGAACgccatctccctgcctcagctcaACCAGGCCACCTACGACAGCCTCGTGGTTGGCAAGCTCAGTTTCGACGGCAGCCCTGCCAGCTCCACAGATGGCCGCTCCAGCTACG GCCTGGACTCTGGGTTCTGCACAATCTCCCGCCTGCCCCGCTCAGAAAAGCCGCATGACGGAGACCGGGATGGTTCCTTCCCCTCTGAGCCGGGGCTCCGCCGCTCTGACTCTCTCTTGTCCTTCCGCCTGGACCTCGACCTTGGGCCCTCGCTCCTCAGCGAGCTGCTGGGGGTCATGAGCCTCCCGGAAACCCCTGCAGCTGAGACCCCAGCCCCCGCTGCAAACCCCTCAGCTCCTGCTGCAAACCCCCTACCCCCTCCTGCAAACTCCCCGGCTCCTACTGCAAACCTCCCAGCCCCTGCCGCAAGCTCCACACCCCGTGGACGCTGTCCCAATGGGGTAACAGCCGGGTTGGGCCCAGTGGTGGAGGTGAAGGCCAGCCCAGTGGGAGGGGGTCCCCGAGGACCTGCTGACCCAGCCCTCAGCAGGCACTGGGGAGCAGGCTGGGGTGGTGACCTCCATTACCCATATACGCGGCAGGAGCGAGTGGAGGTGCTACCCCAAGCCCGGGCCTCCTGGGAGAGCCTGGACAAAGAGTGGAGGGCACCCCAGGTGGGCACCAGGACCCCGGTGCCCAGCACAGTGCAAACACACACCTTCGAATTTGCGGATGCTGAAGAGGATGATGAGGTCAAGGTTTGA
- the LGALS2 gene encoding galectin-2 isoform X2 — protein MDMKLGSTLKITGRIDDGADGFVINLGQKTDTLNLHFNPHLSESTIVCNSQDGSNWGQEQRDHLCFSPGSEIKFTVTFESDKFNVKLPDGHQLTFPNRLGHSHLSYLSVSGGFTLSSFKLK, from the exons ATGGACATGAAGCTGGGGTCGACCCTGAAGATCACAGGCAGGATCGACGACGGCGCTGATGG CTTTGTAATTAATCTGGGCCAGAAGACAGACACGCTGAACCTGCATTTCAACCCTCACCTCAGTGAATCCACCATTGTCTGCAACTCGCAGGATGGCAGCAACTGGGGACAAGAACAACGGGATCACCTGTGCTTCAGCCCAGGGTCCGAGATCAAG TTCACGGTGACCTTTGAGAGTGACAAATTCAATGTGAAGCTGCCGGACGGGCACCAGCTGACCTTTCCCAACAGGCTGGGCCACAGCCACCTGAGCTACCTGAGTGTGAGTGGAGGATTCACCTTGTCCTCtttcaagttaaaataa
- the LGALS2 gene encoding galectin-2 isoform X1, which produces MGEFEVKNMDMKLGSTLKITGRIDDGADGFVINLGQKTDTLNLHFNPHLSESTIVCNSQDGSNWGQEQRDHLCFSPGSEIKFTVTFESDKFNVKLPDGHQLTFPNRLGHSHLSYLSVSGGFTLSSFKLK; this is translated from the exons ATG GGGGAATTTGAGGTTAAGAACATGGACATGAAGCTGGGGTCGACCCTGAAGATCACAGGCAGGATCGACGACGGCGCTGATGG CTTTGTAATTAATCTGGGCCAGAAGACAGACACGCTGAACCTGCATTTCAACCCTCACCTCAGTGAATCCACCATTGTCTGCAACTCGCAGGATGGCAGCAACTGGGGACAAGAACAACGGGATCACCTGTGCTTCAGCCCAGGGTCCGAGATCAAG TTCACGGTGACCTTTGAGAGTGACAAATTCAATGTGAAGCTGCCGGACGGGCACCAGCTGACCTTTCCCAACAGGCTGGGCCACAGCCACCTGAGCTACCTGAGTGTGAGTGGAGGATTCACCTTGTCCTCtttcaagttaaaataa